One window from the genome of Pyrus communis chromosome 16, drPyrComm1.1, whole genome shotgun sequence encodes:
- the LOC137719788 gene encoding histone H3-like centromeric protein CENH3, whose protein sequence is MVERKKRRYRPGTVALREIRGLQKTVKMIIPAAPFIRTVREITNSVSREPKHWTPDALLAIQEAAEEYVIQLFEDSNLCAIHAKRVTLMKKDFELARRIGGKGSIW, encoded by the exons atggtggaA CGGAAGAAGCGGCGTTACAGGCCTGGAACAGTTGCTCTTCGGGAGATTCGTGGCCTCCAGAAGACAGTTAAGATGATTATCCCAGCTGCTCCATTCATCAGGACT GTAAGAGAGATCACCAACTCTGTGTCTAGAGAGCCTAAGCATTGGACGCCTGATGCTTTACTAGCAATTCAAGAG GCAGCAGAGGAGTATGTAATTCAGTTGTTTGAAGATTCCAACCTCTGTGCAATTCATGCAAAGCGAGTCACTCTTA TGAAGAAGGATTTTGAGTTGGCTCGTCGGATTGGAGGGAAGGGCAGTATCTGGTGA
- the LOC137719786 gene encoding uncharacterized protein, whose product MAKKRERRVAPSAKRGYDRVEPPDQFCSAIRKHTITAFLFFCVAVATGVLAYRIKYAPTANLADSYPVHERGIVKRDVNFQEILTASTLHTDSLTRLFIVFCIWPENGKVSENTSRRHFEYPVLAYITPWNSKGYDMAKRFNSKFTHLSPIWYDLKSQGNSLILEGRHNADTGWISEIRMAGDARVLPRVVLEAFPAELLTKKKQRSKAINLIVNECKEMGYDGIVLESWSRWAAFRILHDPSMRNMALQFIKELGDALHGVSLEKNDKQRLQLVYVIGPPQSEKLQPHDFGPKDLRSLDDAVDGFSLMTYDFSGPHNPGPNAPLKWIHSTLWLLLGTDEDCARARRIFLGINFYGNDFLLKGGPGGGAITGRDYLSLLEKHKPQLQWEKNSAEHLFYYSDDENNYHAVFYPSPMSISVRLEVGRYWGCGISIWEIGQGLDFFFDLLSREKLTVVYKFGGQINKYLNFFNATTVPSKLYESCSEILQRPPCTNYAMEALHAASLTPIRSLLGDRKKIPSLPSISVPKFSNPTSLRASQESSSRSFHCGLLLLSSVFNAGFAKALTYEEALGQSVSGGGGDLEVGGGVLDNVISFVTDNPAVIAGGFAVLAVPLVLSQVLKPPKPFGVDSARSAYAKLGEDANAQLLDIRPPAEFRQVGTPDVKGLGKKAVSIVYKREDKPGFLKKLSLKFKEPENTTLFILDKFDGNSELVAELVAVNGFKAAYAIKDGAEGPRGWVNSGLPWTPPPKALSLDFGNLADALSGAVGEGSGALSLSLGVAAATGLGFLAYTEVETILQFLGSVALVQFVSTKLLFAEDRKETVQQVDKFLTTEVAPKDLVDDIKQIGTAFLPVTVSKVLPAPAEPIPEPTAASDTVQKAEAVVEPKVEAAAEATQEPNSVPKPEVKAESLPGISKPLSPFPYYPDFKPPASPRPSQP is encoded by the exons ATGGCCAAGAAAAGAGAGCGCCGAGTCGCCCCGAGTGCGAAACGCGGCTACGATCGAGTCGAACCGCCGGACCAGTTCTGCAGCGCAATCCGGAAGCACACAATCACCGCATTTCTCTTCTTCTGCGTCGCTGTAGCGACCGGCGTGCTCGCGTACCGCATCAAATATGCTCCGACGGCGAACCTGGCGGATTCCTACCCCGTCCACGAGCGAGGAATCGTGAAGCGTGATGTGAATTTCCAAGAGATCCTCACTGCAAGTACCCTCCATACTGATTCTTTAACCAGATTATTTATTGTGTTCTGCATTTGGCCT GAAAATGGAAAGGTTTCCGAAAATACGAGTAGGAGGCACTTTGAATATCCTGTATTGGCCTACATTACTCCATG GAATTCCAAGGGCTATGATATGGCAAAAAGGTTCAACTCCAAGTTTACTCATTTATCTCCAATTTGGTATGACTTAAAGAG CCAAGGCAATAGCTTAATTCTGGAAGGTAGGCATAATGCTGATACGGGATGGATCTCAGAGATTAGGATGGCAGGCGATGCTAGG GTATTGCCTAGAGTCGTTCTGGAAGCATTTCCAGCAGAGCTGCTTACAAAGAAGAAGCAGAGGAGTAAAGCTATTAATCTTATAGTGAACGAGTGCAA GGAGATGGGATATGATGGTATTGTGCTGGAATCTTGGTCAAGGTGGGCAGCGTTCAGAATTTTGCATGATCCAAGCATGCGGAATATG GCATTGCAGTTTATTAAAGAGCTTGGAGATGCACTACATGGTGTGAGCTTAGAGAAGAATGATAAGCAACGGTTGCAATTAGTCTATGTTATAGGTCCACCACAATCAGAGAAGCTCCAACCGCATGATTTTGGACCAAAAGATCTTCGGAGCTTGGATGATGCTGTGGATGGGTTCTCACTTATGACGTATGATTTCTCTGGGCCCCATAATCCAGGTCCCAATGCACCTTTGAAGTGGATTCATTCCACCCTGTGGCTGCTCCTTGGTACCGATGAAGATTGTGCTCGAGCTCGCAGAATATTTCTTGGCATCAATTTCTACGGCAATGATTTCCTCCTCAAAGGAG GTCCGGGTGGTGGTGCTATCACTGGAAGGGATTACCTGTCCTTGTTGGAGAAGCACAAGCCCCAGTTGCAATGGGAAAAGAACAGTGCAGAACATTTGTTCTATTACTCCGACGATGAAAATAACTACCACGCCGTGTTCTATCCGTCACCGATGTCAATTTCCGTGCGGCTAGAGGTAGGTCGCTACTGGGGATGCGGCATCTCGATATGGGAAATTGGGCAAGGTCTGGATTTCTTTTTCGATCTTCT TTCAAGAGAAAAATTGACAGTTGTATACAAATTTGGAGGGCAAATCAATAAATACCTCAATTTTTTCAATGCCACTACAGTTCCGTCTAAGttgtatgaaagttgttcgGAAATCCTCCAACGGCCACCATGTACT AATTATGCCATGGAGGCCCTCCATGCAGCAAGCTTGACCCCCATAAGATCACTTCTTGGTGACAGAAAAAAAATCCCATCACTGCCCTCCATTTCCGTTCCCAAATTCTCAAATCCCACAAGTTTGAGAGCTTCACAAGAGTCTTCATCTCGGAGTTTCCATTGCGGTTTGCTGCTCTTATCTTCGGTTTTCAATGCCGGGTTTGCCAAGGCTTTGACATATGAGGAAGCATTGGGGCAGTCTGTGAGTGGTGGAGGTGGAGACTTGGAAGTAGGTGGTGGGGTTCTTGACAATGTTATCAGTTTTGTGACCGATAATCCTGCAGTTATAGCTGGTGGTTTTGCGGTTTTGGCGGTTCCATTGGTTCTGTCTCAGGTTCTGAAGCCTCCTAAGCCGTTTGGTGTTGACTCTGCAAGAAGTGCTTATGCAAAATTGGGTGAGGATGCCAATGCTCAGTTGCTTGATATAAGACCTCCCGCGGAGTTTAGGCAGGTTGGTACTCCGGATGTCAAGGGTTTGGGGAAGAAGGCGGTGTCCATTGTTTACAAACGTGAAGATAAGCCGGGGTTCTTGAAGAAGCTTTCTTTGAAGTTCAAGGAGCCAGAAAATACCACATTGTTCATCCTAGATAA ATTTGATGGGAACTCTGAGCTGGTTGCAGAATTAGTCGCTGTAAATGGGTTCAAAGCTGCTTATGCTATTAAAGATGGTGCGGAAGGACCACGAGGATGGGTG AACAGCGGTCTTCCTTGGACACCACCACCGAAAGCACTGAGTCTTGATTTTGGAAATTTAGCAGATGCTCTTAGTGGTGCAGTTGGA GAGGGATCGGGTGCCTTGTCTCTTTCCCTTGGGGTTGCTGCAGCAACCGGATTGGGTTTCTTGGCTTATACTGAG GTAGAAACAATCCTCCAGTTTTTAGGCTCGGTTGCACTAGTTCAGTTTGTGAGCACGAAACTCCTTTTTGCCGAG GATCGAAAAGAAACTGTACAACAAGTTGATAAGTTCTTGACCACGGAGGTTGCCCCAAAGGACCTCGTCGATGACATAAAG CAAATCGGGACAGCTTTTCTGCCAGTAACTGTTAGCAAGGTTCTTCCTGCACCTGCAGAACCAATTCCAGAGCCTACTGCTGCTAGTGATACCGTACAGAAAGCAGAAGCTGTGGTCGAACCAAAAGTAGAAGCAGCTGCAGAAGCCACACAGGAACCAAATTCAGTACCAAAACCAGAAGTTAAAGCGGAATCACTTCCCGGGATTTCGAAACCACTTTCCCCATTCCCCTAT TATCCGGATTTCAAGCCTCCGGCATCCCCCAGACCATCGCAGCCCTAG